Part of the Eikenella corrodens genome is shown below.
AATTGAGTTATTAAGATTATTAGGCATTTCAGATGCTGAGATTTTGGAAAATTTACACAAAGCATTTAATGAAAATATGTAACGTAATAAATAAAAATTTAGTAACCATAGGTTGGATCAAGAATTAACAGCCTAAGAAGCAAGCAGCAGCCCCCATGAAACCTCCAACCCCGACGTAGGGCATGTGCGATATGTACGCACGCGGTTTGAGCTTTTCAGACGACCTCAACCCTTTTTCGAGGTCTTCTGAAATATTTATTCCGTAACAATCTAAGCCAAAACCGCCTACGAATACGGCCAAGACGGTCTGCCGACCCGACGCACCAATGCCCTGGGCCATACCTTTGGTTACCACTACGACAAAGCCCGCCGCCTAGTCGGCCTCACCAATGAAAACGGTGCGCGCTACCGCTTTGCCTACGACGTCCTCGACCGCCTGATTGCCGAAAGCGGTTTCGACCATAAGCTGACCGGCTACCGCTACAATGCCGGCAACGAACTGGTCGAGCAGCGCGAATTCGGCGACGACGCCTCCCCCTCCGCCAAACTGATGGCGCAGCCGGGCGAACAGCCCATTGCCAAAAAAGATGCCGCCCCGCTTTCAGACGGCCTCAACAGCCAAACCCCGCTGCGGATTACCGAGTTCAAATGCGATATATTGGCAGAGGCTCTATCGAAATGAACAGATAACTTATTGAAACATAAAGACGCAAATTTTCAAAAATCCGAAAATACCGTAAAAAATACCGTAAATTTGCAATGTCTAGGCTTTTTTTGGACTTTTAGACATTTTTAGACACAGTTTCAGGTAGCCCAATCTTCAACGGCTAAATTGTCAATTTTACCAAATGCGCCATCATGACTAACCAGTATTAAGCCGTTGCCGGCAGCATGGGCGGCTATCAGCATATCCAAAGCAGACAAACTTCGCCCCTGTTGCTCCACGGCGGCCTTGAATTGCCCGTAATACGCCGCATCCTGCTCCGTATATGGCAGGGTATCTATACGCTTCAGAAACTCGGACACCGCTCTATGCAGCTTTACGGCATCTGGACGCTTAGCCAAGCCGTAGGCGATTTCAGCGCGGGTAACGGCGGAAATACACACGGCAGCCATCGGCTGGGCAGTCAGTTTCTCCATAAAGGCCGGGTGTTGCTTCAAAGCATGGTTCACGGCGTTTGTATCCAACATATAGCGGCGCATGGCGCTATTCCTGCCAATCTGCGAAAACGTCGCGCTCTTGGCTGCCTTGGGCGCGTTCTATGCCTTCTCCCGCCAATTCTCGGGCGGCGGCATTAAACCCCTGCCAATCGGCAGGCTTGGCAGATAAAACGACATCGCCGTTTTCATCTCGGCGGATATACACCGTATCGCCTTCAAAACGGAAGGCGGCAGGCAGGCGCACGGCTTGACTGCGACCGTTGGTAAACAATTTGGCGGTCTGCATGGCTATCCCCTTCTCTAAATATCGGTTGGCGTTTAGTGTAGTACACCGCAAGATATATATCAAGAGATATACCAATACGCCTGCCGTCGTTTGCCCTAGCGCATCGGTTGCTTCCGGGTAAGGGTCGCATTTTTTTCAGGTAGCCTGTTGGTAGCCGGCAGGAATGGGAGGGCTGGGGTTAATCCCTTTGCAGTAATGTTCACGCTGTTTTTCCAATCGGCGCTTATGCAGAATAAACCCTTTTTAAAACAATAAACAATAATTTATCCCTATATTTTAACAGGAAACCTTTAACAAACCCGCCTGAAAACAGGATAAAAAATATAAATGAGAATGCGGGCGGTCTAGGAAGTGCATAGCTCCAAACTTTTCATACCCCCCTGCCTATCCGCAGGCCAAACCAAGGAAGGAAGTCATCACACCGCCCCGCTTGTCAAAAATTGCGCGCCGTATTACCCGCGTTCTTGGCAGGCGGCGGAGTACCTTTTACCGTTTCAACCAATCAAATCAAACAGCCTTCCCTTGCCCCGGCTCTGCCGATACAAATAACCGTCTACCATTGCCTTAGCCGTAATCTTCAGCACGATTTCCCGCCCGCCCATTTCTACCTGCTCCGCCGGCCGGATAATGCCGGCTATGCTCACTATCTGCCCGGCATCGCACTCCATCAGTCTGCTACACAGCCGCCTATCGAAGGCGATTAGGTCAGCGTTCAGCTCGATAGCCGGCAGGTTGCCGCTGCGGTAGCCGTACACCGTCAGCTTCGCAATTAGGTAGTCTGTTCCCCGTTTGGTTTTCAGCATTTTCGGCTTTAATTGCAGTCTACCGCTAACGATACCATCTATCATATTGTTTTTCCTGAATTTATAAAATACACCCTGATTTTATTTTTTCTATATATACAAAACATGGTGGGGAAAGTGGGGAAAGTGGGGAAATCAAATATAATCAATTGATTACAAGGTCGTTCAGGTGGGGAAGGGGTGGGGACAGGCGTGGGGAAGGGGCTGGGGACACCAGCCGCCAGGAAGGGCAGGCTACCTGAAACGCTTCCCCACCTTCCCCACCTTCCCCACCGTGTCCCCACCCCTTCCCCACTTTTTATTAAGCGGCACATTTCGACATATGCTATTGATTTATAAGTTAATTAACTACTATATATTAAACCTGTCCCCACCTTCCCCACTTATTCTTCTCGCGCGTGTGATAGCTGGTGTTAAAAATGCACACACCCCACGCTTGCCTTGCCGGCTCATATCCGCCCGGCGCGCACCGTCAAATTTGCTCCGCCGCCTCATCCGGCGGCACGTCCCCAACAAAGCAATACATCCGCTTCACGCAAAGCAGGTTCAGCTCCACCGCCTTACGCGGCAGCTTGATACGGTTATGCTTGCCGTCTTTGCGCATCCAGCCATCCGCCGTTAAGACTTGGCATACCTTGCGCGGGTCAAAGCCCTTGCAGATATATTCTTCAAACACCTTATCCGTGAGGAAATAGCGCGGTTTGCCCGTACTGCCGTCTTCATAGTTTGCCGGCACAACGAAGCCCCAAAACTCCGCATAATCGGGTTGGTAATTGCCGCCAATACCCACATCCGCCAAATTGACAAAATACTTGCTGCCCTGCCCGTAGGCCTGTAGGAAATCGCGCGCGCTCTTGCGGATTATCCTGTCTTCACGGTTGCCGCCGCCGTCCCGCTCATACCAAGCGCCGAAACAGGATAAAACACCAGCAAAGCCCGTCCCCCTTTCAAGTCCGGTTATGCCCCACTCCGTTGCCAATTCCAAGGCTGCCGCCGCCAACACGAAACGCCGCGCGGCACGGGCTGGCTGGCTGGCCAAATCCGGCGGCAATTGCGCTTCAAACTCGCCCTGTAAGGCTTTCAGCCGCCCCTTAAGCGCTTCCGGTTCGGTGTGCAACCGCTGCACCAGCTCCGCTACATAAGCGCGAAATACCGTTCCATACAGGCTTTTGGCCGCTTCCTCCAAATGTACCGCCAAGCTCTTGCCGTCAGCGAAGCCGTGCAGTTCGTCAAATGCGCCGTAGCCCTTGCCTGCATCCGCCGGGATAGACGGCAGCCGTACTGCCTGCCCCGCGTTCAGCTCGAAGCCGGCAGCGCGCAAATAATTTTCTAAATCGTATTCGCCGGTGGAAATGGCCGCCACCGTCCAGCTCAAGCGGCCTCTATTGCCGCCCTTAGCCGCCCCTTGCAGCTTGGATTGCCCATTGAATACCGAATAGGCTACCTCTTTGGCGGTTTTCGGGTCGGCCTCGCTGATTTCATCGAGAAACAACAGGCCGTCATTATTGGAGGCAGCTTCATTGTCAAAACCTAGCGAAGTGCCTTTCCATTGCACTTTCAGGCGGGAAGGGTCGCCAAGCGCGGACACCGCAATCAGCCCCGATATGCTCTTGCCGATAGACGAACTACCGAAAAAATGGAAACCGCCGCTTTCCTGCTTAACCAACCGCAACAGGGGTGCGGCAAAAACCATGCCCAAAGCCAGCAATGGGCGGCTGTTGCCGGCCAAATAACGCCCAATTTCCGCCTGCCATTGCGCCACGCTACCGGCAGACTGAAACGCTTCCTGCTTGCTGGTGTCGCCGATATAGATAACTTTGCCTTCCGGGCTGCCCAACACCTCGCCGCTGGGCAATACATAGGCGCTGAAATGCTTATCACACCAGCCGCCGCGCCTCACTACCTGCCACACCTCGGCGCTGCCTTCCCATTGGATATAGTCGGCCAGCAGCCCCATCAACATACTGCCTTGCTTCACACCGATACCCAAACCGCGCAGGAAACCCCACCCGTCCGGCCGCCCTACTATATCCATCGGCAGCGCGCGCCGCTCCGTACGGCCATTGCGTTTGAACTCGATTACTCTGTATTCGTTGCCCTCGAAATCCTGCCCGCGCCCGACAATCTCGAATGGGTCGGCCAGCTTTTGCGGCTTTTTGAAGTGTTCCACGCCGTCCTTATCCGTACTCACACCGTGATACCACACCCCCGCCGACAAGGTGGCATTGTGCCAAATCACTTCGTAATAGGGCGCTATCGGCTGCGGCTCGCTGTCCCGAATGGCGGCCAATGCCTCCAAATCGCTGCGTTCGCCCTTAACCAGCTTCAAGCGGCCGTTATCCTTGCCGCCGCCCTGATTGCCCTTGGCTGCGCCTTGGCGGCCGTTTGCCGCATCGTTTTCGCCTGTTTCGTTTCTGTCGTCTCTGTTGTCGCTCATTTTCAGGTAGCCTCTATTGTTTCAGGTAGCCTTTAGCCGTATTGGCCGCCAGCACATCCAGCGCATCCGTGCCGATACCGTCCGGCTGCCAAATCCTAATGCTGTCCAATTTGCCGCTATATCGCCGCTGCAATGCCCGCGCGGCCTGAATGCCGGTTTTATTCGGGTCGTTATCGGCAATAATGACCAGCTCCCGCACGCTATCGGGCAACACCAGCGATTTCAGCCCGTGTGCCGAACCGCAAGCCCACATCGGCACGCCCGATATATACCGCGCCGCTATCGCCGTCTCGATACCCTCGCACACACCCAATAGGCCGTTTTGCGGGCGGAATAGGCGCATGGCCGCACCGGTCAGGCTGCCCGCGCCCACCGCCTGCATTTTCTTGGCCGGTAGCCGTTGCCGGCTGCGCGGCTCATATAGCGCCGCCTTGGCCACTTCGCTGCCGGCAGCCACCGTGAGATAGGTTTGATGCAGCCCGCACGGCTTGCCCGCCGTATCGCGGTAAACCGCCACCATAGCGGGAAAACGCCCGATAACCCGCCCCGCGTGCCAATAGGCCAAACGCGGATGCAGGCGTAAATCGCCGCTTATCGGCAACTGTTCCGGGTAGGGAATACCGCGCCCGTGCAGATAATCCGCAATCAGCCGGCTGCCGTTCCACGGCTCGCATTCGCCCCATAAAGCCGCCAGCCGCTGCCGCTTGGCCTCATCCCTTACCGTTTCTTGCGCAGGTGGCGCGGCTTTGGCCAACACCGGCGCAGGCTGACCGCCGCCCATACCCAACACCCCGGCCACCGCCCGCACCGCTTCCTTGAAGTCATAACCCGACACCAGCATCAGCAAATCAAAGCCGCTGCCGCCATCCGGGGCGCAATGGTTGCAGATAAAGCCGCCGCCCTGCTTATGGTCGGTAAAGCGGTAGCGGTCTTTGCCGCCGCAGGCGGGGCAGGGCTGGTGTTTGCGTGTATCGGTATAACGGGCATCCACGCCCAAGGCCGCCAAGATGGCCGGCCAGCGCCCGCGTGCCGCCGCCTTCACTTCGGCTAGGGGGAAGTGCGGCCGTTTTTCGTTTGGATAACTCATGATTTGGCCTTCTTCAGGCTGCAAACCGCCCTGCCTAGTGCCAAAACGTGCGCTAGGCGGCCTGATTTACGAAATTAAGGGGATAGAATGGAAAGATAGGCAAATTACTGCCGCACGGTCTAAACGCGCTATAAACGCAAATTTAAGCCGTTTACCGCGCATTTATCGCTTGCGGCGTTTATGCCGGTTGCTTGCAGCGGCAGGCTGCCGGGCTGGCGTTTGGCTGCGCCGGTAGGCCAGCTGATTGCCCGACACCAGCCAAGCCCCACCCGCCAACTGCAAAATCATGGGATTGCTAGCCTCATGCGCCGCCGCATATTCCGCCGCTTCAGCAAAGCTGCCGCACTCCAGCAGCCCCGCCAGCGCCGCAGGATTGCGCCTGTCCAGCACCACCGCGCCGGCAGACACGTCCCACAGATACACACACCAGCGCCCACCCTGTCGCAACACGCCGATACGCGCGCCCTCCGGCCGGTTGCCGCCCAATGCGGCTATCGCCTCCGCCGTTTCGGCAAGGCTGCCAAAGGCAAACAACGGCTTAATGGCTAAAGGGTTCATCGTTTGCTCCCTTCCTGCTTTTGCGTACCGCTCAAAGCTTGTTGGAATCCTTGGCGGAAGCCGTATTGCTCCGTTAGCACACCGGATAGCTCGTGCAGATAGGGCAAAGCCGCACCCAATTCCGCCATCAGCGCATTAGACAGGCGGGCGCTTTCCGCTGCGCCAAGCTCTTGCTGGGAAGCCGGCAGGGCGGCATGGTGTTCCAGCAGGCGGCCTACCGTTTCCAGGATAAAGCCCAAGCGCCGGGAGGCCACTTCCGACAGCTCAAGCAGGTTGTCCAGCTCGGTATCGGATAAATCAACCACATACTCCGCTGCAAGATACTCACGGTTGGCCAACAAGCCGGCCAAGCCGCCATATAGCGCCATATTGATACGGCTGGTGTCGGGTTTGCCGGTATTCATGCCACACCTCCCGATACCACACGGCACACCGTCCATTTGTCGGCGGCGGATTGCTGGATATTGAAGCGGTAATGGTCGGCACGGGAGGCCGTTAGGCGGTCGATAAAGGCAGCAGCCTGTATCAGGCTGGGAAACGTGCGGATAGGATGGGAAACAAGCGGGCGTGAATAGCCCTGTCGGATTTTGTTCATGATTGCTTACCTCTTTCGTATTGGCTTGGCACCGCCTTTCCGTTCTCACGCGGTGGGGCGGCAGGGCAAAGGGCAAAGGGTGAGAAACCGACAATACGAATCGGCAAGGCTTGCGCCTTACTTTGCCCCCGCCTGCCTCTGAAAGGTAAAGCAAGGGGAATGCAAGCATGAAAATACCGCTTGGCGTGCAGGTGTCGGAAACACCTTGCGCGGTGGGCGGCTGCTTGCCGTATTGTGTCAGCTTCTCACGGCTGGCCGTTTGATTGAAAACGGCACAGCCATTATTGCCCGGTAGAATAGTGCTGTCAAGGGGCGGTGGGGGTTTCAGGTAGCCTTTTCCGCTTCGCCCAGATGCACCACCGCGAACAGCGGCGGCGGATTGCCGCGTAGTGCGTTTTTACCGCGCAAAGCCGCCCGCTCCGCCAGTTCTACCATCGGCGGCGGGTTGTAATACGGCTCAATCGCCTGATAGGCCGCTGCAAACGGCAATCCTTCCAGCCACACCGGCAGAATGCGCCCGCGTGCCAACTGTTCGCGGACAGCCCTGATTTCATCATCCGGCGGTATCTGCCCGCTGCTTATCACGTCATACACCAGCAAGGCTACTTTCAGGCTTTCCATTGCCGGCACATCGTCAAAATAGCGGACAAGGCACACCGCTCCCGCCTGTTTCGCGCATTTTTCCACCTCTACGCTTAAGCAAAGGAGCGCATCGTGCCGGTCATAACTATGGATTTGGGTATCTGCCGGCCATACGCCGGTTTCTATGGCGGCCAGCAGCCCCGCTCTATCCGTAAGGGCAAAAGTCAGATTGCTCCGGTCGCACAACAATACGGCTTGGCTACTCATCTCGCCCCCTTCCCGCCCTTATCGGCGGCGCTGGTGTTATGGGCGGCATGGCTCGCCGCAATACGCTTATCCAGCCACATTTGCAGTCTGTCGGAAGGCCAAGCTACCGTATTGGCGGATAGCTGCACCCTTTGCGGAAAATCCGGGTCGTACCGCGCCTTGTCTTTCGGATTGCCTTTGGCATAAATCGCCGCCCGGCTCAAGCCGGTAATCGCCATCACATCGGGCAGGCGCAACATTCGTATCGTGATATTTTCCATGTTTCTTGCTCTCCAAAATTAAAATGCCCGTGTATCCCGTTGCTGCTAAGTAGCAGTAGGAATACACAGGCAAAAGGATAGCCGCCCACATGGGCGGCTTCATAGGAAGGCGAAAAACGGGTGTTATTTCCCAAAATTTAACTAAACTTGTTAAAAAAATGTTTATATTGTCTTAAAAAGGCAAGACATCACGCCGCAATATATCCATTGCCAGCCTATGTGTTGTTTTCCTCAATGTTTCGGTTGTCTTAACGGCGGCTTCCGCTTTGCTTAAACTGTCGGAAGGGAAAATAACAGCCAATTTTTGCGCCCACGAATAAGCCGAAGCCTTTTCTTCATACTGCCCGATTTCCTGCCATAGCCAGCAATCCAAATAAGGCAATACACGGTTTTCATACAGCCGCGCTACTACGCCGTTATCAAGCGCCTTGGTATTGCCATACCCATTTATCTTACGTTGCGTTGCCAACCATTGCTTAAAATCCTCAATAATGGCCGTATCACTGCGGCTGGAATCAACTGTAACGCTCCAATCCGTTAAATAGCTATATTTATCATAGGCAAAATCTGCCGATTGCTGGGCAGAAGCTTCTATAAGCTTATCAACTTCTCGAAGTAGGTCAAAATAACTCAATATCAACCTATCAACTGCTTTACTGGTGTCTCCCGGAGTGCCTGATAAATTGAAGTGGAATGTGGCAGTAGCCTTTAATTCCATCTGTAACAACTGTACGGACGTATAGCGTTGCCAATCTTCAAGACGAAACCCCAAAGGCTCCTGCGCCGCTGCAAATGCATAATCCTCCCGCAACTCCAGTAGCTGCCTATACAGTTCACGCCGAATTTGAAAATCTGCCGCCCATTCCCTACGTTTGTATTTTCTGGTTTTCTCATAACAGCCCAAATCAAACCATGCAGGCGCAAAACCGCCCATAAAATGCCCCATATTTCCGCCCCACAGCATAGGGAGGCCACACCGGCAGGCTTGGGGCTGCATCCTGCTTTTCGCCTTTGGTAGCTAATCGCGGGCTAGGTGTGGCCGTAAACTTTTCAGGTAGCCTGTTTGGCTTGTTCGTACCGCTCCCGCAAAAAGTCCGAATACCATTGCATCATTTCCTTGCGCTGCGGCAGATATTCCGTGCGGTGATAGGCGGCACGCACTTTGTTTTGCTCCACATGGGCTAATTGCCGCTCGATAACGTCCGGCGGCCAGCCGTTTTCATTCAAAATATCGGTAGCCAAGCTGCGGAAGCCGTGCGGTGTGGCTATACCGCTATAGCCCATCCTGCCCGTCAGGTAAGACAGGGTGTTTTCGCTCATACACCTATCGGCATGGCTCACGGCGGGAAATAAATAGCGGCTGTAGCCGGTTATCGCCCGCAGTTCGGCCAGTAGTTCCAGCGGCCAATCGGCCAGCGGCACGATATGCGGGGCTTTCATCTTCATTTTCTCGGCGGGAATGCGCCACTCTGCCGCCTCAAAGTCGATTTCCTCCCATTCCGCCCGCCTCAATTCCCCTGCCCGCACAAACACCAGCATAATCAGCAGCATGGCTATCCGGGTTGGCTGCCGGATTTTTTCGGCCAGCAAACGGCGGTAAAACTCCACCAACTCGGCTTGCGGCAAGGCGGGCTGGTGTTTTTGTTTGGGCAGTTTGATTGTGCCGGTTAGCGCGGCGGCAGGGTTGTTTTCGGCTCGCTCCGTGCGGATGGCATGATTGAATACGGCTTTGATGCGCTGCAATACGCTGGCTGCCGTATCCAATGCACCGCGTGCGGCCACCGCATCAACGGTTGCCTTCACGTCTTTAATACGGATTTCCGCTATCGGCAGGCTGCCAAGCGCGGGCAAAATATCTACCTCGAAGCTGCGCCACACTTTAGCGGCATGGCCTGCCGTCCAGCCGGCGCGCTGGTGTTCGTACCATTCGGCGGCCAAATTGCGGAAGGTGTTTTGCAGGGCGGCAATGCGCTCTTGTTTAGCCTGCTTCTTGGCTTCGCCCGGGTCTTGCCCGGCAGCCAGCAGACGGCGTGCGCTTTCGGCGGCTTCCCGCGCTTCGAGCAGGGAGATAAGGGGATATTTCCCGATTGATAGTGTTTTTCGCTTATTGGCTATCGCGTAATCAAACCGCCATAATTTGCCACCCGCAGGGGTAACTTGCAGATACAGCCCGCTACCGTCAGTCAGCTTGTAAGCTTTGTCGGCAGGCTTGGCATTCTTGATTTGGCGGTCGGTTAGCGGCATTTTTACGGTATTTTTTCGGCGGTATTTTCAAAATACCGTAAAAGATACCGTAAAAATTCTGTTGCTTCAATGCAATTCGGATAGACGGCGGTAGATACCGAACAAGCCCTAAACATGGCTGAAAGCCTTGCTGGGATTGGGTCTTGTAGATTTGGATAGACGGCGTTAGACAAAAAAACAACCGCTAAAATGCGGTTAGTGGTGGCCAGAGGCAGGATCGAACTGCCGACACACGGATTTTCAATCCGTTGCTCTACCAACTGAGCTATCTGGCCGCTTTTGAAGTTTGCTATTACACCAGTTATCCACATTTGAGTCAAGCTTTTTCGGCAAAATATTCTTGCTAATTAGCAAACACTTTCTTTTATCAAATATTTTTCCAAGCAGCTTTTTACTATTAGACCTCTTGCGAAAGTATCCTGAAGATTTACAATTCCCAAATGAAATACGAAAACCTCATCCAAAGAAGCGATAGCGAATTCAAACGGCTCACAGGTGTAACGCCCGTCCTTTTTCACGAAATGCTGCAAGTCACCACAGAAGCAGAAAGCCGGAAGGTCAAGTCGGGCAGGCCGCATACGCTCGGTTTGGCAGACCAACTGCTGCTTACCCTAAGCTATCTGCGCCATTACCATACCCAACTCGAATTGGCCGCCATCTACGGCCTTTCCGAAAGTAATGTCTGCCGCACCATCCGTAAAACCGAGGACGCCCTCATCCGTTGCAAACGCTTCTCCCTGCCAAAGCACAAGAATCCGGGCGACCAAACGGTCATCATTGACGTTACCGAAAGCCCGATTGAACGTCCCAAAAAAACAGCGGCAGTATTACAGCGGCAAGAAAAGGCGGCACACGGTTAAAATCCGGGTCATATACGGCAGGGAAACGGAAAAAATCATCAGCATCCGGACGGGGATGGGTGCCCGGCATGACATGCGTTTAGCCAAGAGGCACCTTGCAGAGCTTTATCCCTACAAAATAGTCATTGCGGATAAGGGTTATCAAGGATTGGCCAAAACCGGATTACAGACCCCGAAAAAGAAATCCAAACGTCATCCGCCGGACAAACAGGATAAAGAGGCGAACAGGCGGTTAGGCAAACTCAGAACCGTCATCGAGCACATCAACAGGAAACTGAAGATATTCAAAATATTGTCGCTGCCTTACCGCAACAGGCGGAAACGGTTCGGGTTAAGGGCAAATCTGATTGCAGGACTGGTTAATGCGATGGGATGAATATTTTCGCAAGAGGTCTAACCTTTAATTTCTACAGCAAGACCGGCACCCCGCAACAAGCGCAAACCGTGCGCGAAGTATGGGGCAACCGCCTGCGACCGCGGGATGTGGCGTTCGCCCTGCTGGCCGAAGCCGATACCGCCGAGAACCACTATATTTTCTTGATGCTGAATAATAACGATCTACCCGGCGGTACCTGTCTGGTTCCTCCCAATGGCGACGGTACAACCAGGGCACAGCCTACCTACTCAACCTGCAAGATGCGGGTGGTACAACGCCATAAGGCCAGCGGCCGCACCACGGTGCGCGACCTGCCCAATTACTGCTACCTGAATCTGGATGACGAACCGGGCAATCTGGCCCAGCACCATACTGAATATGCCTATGATGCCGCCAACAAAATTATGAGATTCCGTACTATCATGTACGGCCGCCACGCTCGTGGCTGTGACCGTTCTATTCGCCTGAACTGACCAAGCGGCCTGTGGCCACCCACAGTACAAACAGTACAAGCAAAAGGCTACCTGAAAACTCGCTTGATGAGTTTTCAGGTAGCCTTTTTAACAATCCGGCACCGGCAGGCCGCCAAATTCCGCCGCAATGCTCAAGCAGCCTCAATCTTCTGCTTCTTCTTCCTCGTCCGGCAGGGGCAGTTTGTGCTGAACGGCATACACGGCGGCCTGCACGCGGCTGCCGAGTTCGAGTTTGCGCAGGATGTTTTGCACGTGCACTTTCACGGTGGATTCGGCCAAATCCATGCGCTTGGCGATGATTTTGTTGCTGTATCCCACGGCGAGGTAGCGCAGCACTTCGAGTTCGCGCGAGGTGAGGGTGTCGAGGGCGCTTTCGGCGGCGGGTTGGGCCGGGCGGATGAGGGATTGCACCATGCAGGCCATCATTTCGGGGGAAAACACGTTGTCGCCGTTGGCGGCTTTGCCGATGGCGTCGATAAGGAAGTGGGCATTGATGTTTTTCAAGAGAAAGCCGCACGCGCCCAGGCGCATGCATTCCACCAAGTCTTCGCCGTCTTCCGATACGGTGAGCATCACCACTTTCTGTTCGGGGCGGCTGCTGAGGATTTGGGCCAGCGCTTCGCGCCCGTTCATCACGGGCATGTCGAGGTCGAGCAGTACCAC
Proteins encoded:
- a CDS encoding DUF7146 domain-containing protein; amino-acid sequence: MSYPNEKRPHFPLAEVKAAARGRWPAILAALGVDARYTDTRKHQPCPACGGKDRYRFTDHKQGGGFICNHCAPDGGSGFDLLMLVSGYDFKEAVRAVAGVLGMGGGQPAPVLAKAAPPAQETVRDEAKRQRLAALWGECEPWNGSRLIADYLHGRGIPYPEQLPISGDLRLHPRLAYWHAGRVIGRFPAMVAVYRDTAGKPCGLHQTYLTVAAGSEVAKAALYEPRSRQRLPAKKMQAVGAGSLTGAAMRLFRPQNGLLGVCEGIETAIAARYISGVPMWACGSAHGLKSLVLPDSVRELVIIADNDPNKTGIQAARALQRRYSGKLDSIRIWQPDGIGTDALDVLAANTAKGYLKQ
- a CDS encoding tyrosine-type recombinase/integrase yields the protein MPLTDRQIKNAKPADKAYKLTDGSGLYLQVTPAGGKLWRFDYAIANKRKTLSIGKYPLISLLEAREAAESARRLLAAGQDPGEAKKQAKQERIAALQNTFRNLAAEWYEHQRAGWTAGHAAKVWRSFEVDILPALGSLPIAEIRIKDVKATVDAVAARGALDTAASVLQRIKAVFNHAIRTERAENNPAAALTGTIKLPKQKHQPALPQAELVEFYRRLLAEKIRQPTRIAMLLIMLVFVRAGELRRAEWEEIDFEAAEWRIPAEKMKMKAPHIVPLADWPLELLAELRAITGYSRYLFPAVSHADRCMSENTLSYLTGRMGYSGIATPHGFRSLATDILNENGWPPDVIERQLAHVEQNKVRAAYHRTEYLPQRKEMMQWYSDFLRERYEQAKQAT
- a CDS encoding response regulator — its product is MTEKIRIVLIDDHTLFRSGIKALLARQENYEVVGEAADGLSGVKLVSQLEPDVVLLDLDMPVMNGREALAQILSSRPEQKVVMLTVSEDGEDLVECMRLGACGFLLKNINAHFLIDAIGKAANGDNVFSPEMMACMVQSLIRPAQPAAESALDTLTSRELEVLRYLAVGYSNKIIAKRMDLAESTVKVHVQNILRKLELGSRVQAAVYAVQHKLPLPDEEEEAED
- a CDS encoding DUF6387 family protein; translated protein: MQPQACRCGLPMLWGGNMGHFMGGFAPAWFDLGCYEKTRKYKRREWAADFQIRRELYRQLLELREDYAFAAAQEPLGFRLEDWQRYTSVQLLQMELKATATFHFNLSGTPGDTSKAVDRLILSYFDLLREVDKLIEASAQQSADFAYDKYSYLTDWSVTVDSSRSDTAIIEDFKQWLATQRKINGYGNTKALDNGVVARLYENRVLPYLDCWLWQEIGQYEEKASAYSWAQKLAVIFPSDSLSKAEAAVKTTETLRKTTHRLAMDILRRDVLPF
- a CDS encoding helix-turn-helix transcriptional regulator — its product is MENITIRMLRLPDVMAITGLSRAAIYAKGNPKDKARYDPDFPQRVQLSANTVAWPSDRLQMWLDKRIAASHAAHNTSAADKGGKGAR
- a CDS encoding DUF927 domain-containing protein; this translates as MSDNRDDRNETGENDAANGRQGAAKGNQGGGKDNGRLKLVKGERSDLEALAAIRDSEPQPIAPYYEVIWHNATLSAGVWYHGVSTDKDGVEHFKKPQKLADPFEIVGRGQDFEGNEYRVIEFKRNGRTERRALPMDIVGRPDGWGFLRGLGIGVKQGSMLMGLLADYIQWEGSAEVWQVVRRGGWCDKHFSAYVLPSGEVLGSPEGKVIYIGDTSKQEAFQSAGSVAQWQAEIGRYLAGNSRPLLALGMVFAAPLLRLVKQESGGFHFFGSSSIGKSISGLIAVSALGDPSRLKVQWKGTSLGFDNEAASNNDGLLFLDEISEADPKTAKEVAYSVFNGQSKLQGAAKGGNRGRLSWTVAAISTGEYDLENYLRAAGFELNAGQAVRLPSIPADAGKGYGAFDELHGFADGKSLAVHLEEAAKSLYGTVFRAYVAELVQRLHTEPEALKGRLKALQGEFEAQLPPDLASQPARAARRFVLAAAALELATEWGITGLERGTGFAGVLSCFGAWYERDGGGNREDRIIRKSARDFLQAYGQGSKYFVNLADVGIGGNYQPDYAEFWGFVVPANYEDGSTGKPRYFLTDKVFEEYICKGFDPRKVCQVLTADGWMRKDGKHNRIKLPRKAVELNLLCVKRMYCFVGDVPPDEAAEQI
- a CDS encoding IS5 family transposase (programmed frameshift); this translates as MKYENLIQRSDSEFKRLTGVTPVLFHEMLQVTTEAESRKVKSGRPHTLGLADQLLLTLSYLRHYHTQLELAAIYGLSESNVCRTIRKTEDALIRCKRFSLPKHKNPGDQTVIIDVTESPIERPKKQRQYYSGKKRRHTVKIRVIYGRETEKIISIRTGMGARHDMRLAKRHLAELYPYKIVIADKGYQGLAKTGLQTPKKKSKRHPPDKQDKEANRRLGKLRTVIEHINRKLKIFKILSLPYRNRRKRFGLRANLIAGLVNAMG
- a CDS encoding type II toxin-antitoxin system VapC family toxin, whose protein sequence is MRRYMLDTNAVNHALKQHPAFMEKLTAQPMAAVCISAVTRAEIAYGLAKRPDAVKLHRAVSEFLKRIDTLPYTEQDAAYYGQFKAAVEQQGRSLSALDMLIAAHAAGNGLILVSHDGAFGKIDNLAVEDWAT
- a CDS encoding antitoxin, which produces MQTAKLFTNGRSQAVRLPAAFRFEGDTVYIRRDENGDVVLSAKPADWQGFNAAARELAGEGIERAQGSQERDVFADWQE